Part of the Sporomusa termitida genome, TGTCCAGCCGCGGGGATTATGTTAGATTGCATATCCTGGCCAACAGTGACAGTATTAAGGATCAACGGCTTAAATTAAAAGTCCGCGATGCGGTTATCACCTATTTAACGCCATATGTTAAAGACGTAAGCGATGTCCGCGAGGCCAACACGATTATAGCAAACCATCAGGCTAATATAATTATGGTAGCTAAAAAAGTAGTGGGAGAAAACGGTGCCAATTATCCGGTTGCCGTGCAAATGGGCACTTTTGCGTTCCCTGTCCGTTCCTACGGAAGTTTAGTCCTGCCGGCCGGGGAATATCAGGCTGTCCGTATCCTGTTAGGGCAGGCAGCCGGGCAAAACTGGTGGTGTGTATTATTCCCACCGTTATGTTTTATTGATGGTGCTAACACGGCTTTGGCGCCGGTGAGTGAGGCAAAGGCAGCTGAACAGAAAGGTAATCCGGTTCCGCAAATTCGATGGAAACTAGCCGAATTATTTCAGTAATGATTTTAGGCTGCCAGTAATAATGTACAATTATGAATAGGAAGTCCGGAGAGTTGTCTCAATCATTTAGGGGGGCAATTCTCTTTTTTATTTCTAAAAATGGTAATAGTAGAAAAAAATTACTAACAGCGAAAGGGGTTTGAATTTATTTGCAGAATATGGTATTTATTACCAGAGATATGCGGTTATTATATAGGCATTATCGTTCATATTTAATATCGTAAAGATTCATACCCCAAAGGTTTATAAAGTAATAATCTGGCGAATGGGGTCGGCACAGCAAATCAAGGGTGTGCCGACTTGTTTTTGGCATTCACCGGCTAACCCTGCCGGGGTAAATAAAAAGATGATCCCAGGGATCATCTTCGCGGGCTGAATTCGATCCTTGATTACAGGTGATCCCGCTTAATTTCGCTAAAACTGCCAGCTTCCACTAAAATTACATCCATGCCGATTTTATTAATTTTATCCCAGGGAATTACTACATCTTCGTTGCGGCCAAAGAGTCCTAAAAATTTACCTATGCCCGGAACGACGATTGCGGTAAGCCGGCCACTCTCGACGTCAATTTCGATATCTGTGATATTACCCATACGTTTGCCATCAACCACATTAATTACTTCTTTTAATTTCAAATCGCTGGTTTTTAACATTTATCCCCCTCCTCTGCCCAGACTGCTTCCGATAAATATGTAGTATTTTGATTCTACAATAATTATATGAAGGACAAGGGCTAAATGTGTGTAAAATCATTTATTTATTAATGATCAGTCAGAATCCTTTTTTAAGGGCAAGCAACAGCCTGGATCAATGCTTACAGCATATAAAGGATAAATATAATTCACAGGCGCCTGGCAGGCAGCCTCAGTAATGCAAGTCAGGAGCGTAATTTTTTTGAATAAATTTTCCTGCAAGCAGGAAAAACACAAGATATGGCGTATATTAGTTATTTGGATACAAGATATAGTATGGATTCCTGCTGAGCTATAAACATTATAACATACTTGGCAGAGTAATCAAGGGAGTGGATAATTTGCGCTGTCCATTTTGCGGAGTTGCCGACAGCAAAGTGGTTGATTCCAGATCAGCCGACGAAGGAAATTCCATTAGGCGTCGCCGGGAATGCTTGTCCTGCGCCCGCCGCTTTACTACCTACGAGGTAGTGGAAGCGATACCGTTAATGGTTATTAAAAAAGATGGACGCCGGGAAATGTTTGACAAAGGCAAGCTGCTTGGCGGGATAGTCCGGGCCTGCGAAAAGCGGCCAGTGCCTGCTGAGATTATTGAAATTGCCGTGAGCAAGATTGAAAAAGAGATTCGTGATAAAATTGAGCGGGAGGTCTCAACCCGGCAAATTGGTGAAGCTGTAATGCAGCATTTAAAAGAAATTGATCAGGTGGCATATGTCCGGTTTGCTTCCGTTTACCGACAATTTGCCGATATAAATAACTTTATGCAGGAACTTGAGAGCCTGATGAAGGCCCAGCATAAAGAGTAAGCTGAATAGATGGGGGAAATTTTGATGTTTGTTAGGATAAAAAAACGTGATGGCCGGGAACTGGCGTTTGATGAGAGTAAGATAACCGAGGCGATTTACAAAGCGGCCAAAGCAGTCGGCGGGGCTGACCGGCAGCTGGCACTGGAACTTACGCTGGAAGTATTAAAGTTTTTAAAACAAAAATATAATGGCGGCCTGTTTAGTGTCGAAGATGTCCAGGATGCTGTCGAAAAGATTCTCATCGAAACAGGGCATGCTAAAACAGCCAAGGCTTATATTTTACACCGGGACAAGCGTACCCGTCTGCGGGAGGCTAAATCCGATCTTATGGATGCGGTCGGCGAAATATTGGTTGAAACCAGCCGTGAAAATGCAAATGTTTCCAATTCTCCTTCCGCCAAAATGCTGCAAATTGCCAGTGCTGCCAGCAAGTCCTTTTATTTAAACCGCCTTATTCCCGAGAAGTTTGCCCAAGCTCATGTAAAAGGTGACTATCATATCCATGACCTGGATTTTTACGGCAAGACCCTGACTTGTGTGCAGATCCCGCTGGGCAAATTATTACAAAGCGGTTTTAATAACGGGCATGGCTACATTCGGTCACCCAAACGGCCGGCCTCGGCGACTGCTCTGGCTGCTATTATTTTACAAAGCTCGCAAAATGATATGCACGGCGGCCAGTCCTTTGCTTTTTTTGACCGCGACATGGCAAATTTTATGGAGAATGCCAGTAATGAAGAAGTATATCAGGCTATGGAAGCGTTGATTTATAATTTAAACAGTATGCACTCACGCGCTGGCGCGCAGGTGCCTTTTTCCAGCCTTAATATCGGGACAGACACGTCCCCGGCCGGCCGGACTGTAATCAAGAACGTGCTACTGGCTTACGAAAAAGGGTTAGGACGGGGCGAAAACCCGATATTCCCCAATATAATTTTTCGACTTCAGGAAGATGTTAATTTCAATCCCGGTGATCCGAACTATGATCTGTTTAAGCTGGCAATCCGGGTGGCGGCGCAACGCCTTAATCCTACCTTTAGCTTTATGGATTCGTCATTTAATAAGGAATACGGGGATCAGGTCGGTTACATGGGGTGCCGCACCAGGGTGATGGCTAACCGCTGCGGTCCGGAAGTCACTGACGGGCGGGGAAACCTGAGTTTTACCACGATAAATTTACCGCGGCTGGCAATTAAGGCGGAACGTAACTTTATGAAGTTTTACCAGAGTTTGGCAGAATTTATTGATTTAACGTGTGAACAGCTTTTTCATCGCTACCAGGTTCAGGCTAAACTTAGAGTTCGCGACATGCCTTTTTTAATGGGACAGGGACTTTACTTAGATTCAGATAACCTGAAACCTAATGATTATATTGAGGATGTTATTAGACACGGCACACTTTCCGTTGGCTTTATTGGTTTGGCGGAGACCTTGACGGCGTTAACTGGTTATCACCATGGTGAAAATGAAGAGGCGCAGATCATGGGGGAAGAGATTATAGCTTTTATGCGGGATAAGCTCGACCGGGCAGCCGAACATTATGATCTGAATTATACACTGCTCGCTACCCCGGCCGAAGGCCTGTCAGGGCGATTTGTGAAAATGGATCGCCGTGAATACGGTATTATTCCTGGCGTTACCGATAAAGATTACTATACCAATTCATTTCATATTCCGGTTAATTATCCTGTAAGCGTTTATGATAAAATCCGTATTGAAGGTGTGTATCATAAGTATGCCAATGCCGGACATATCAGCTATGTTGAGTTTTCCGCCCCGCCTGTTAATAATCTGGGGGCTTTAGAAGAGATTATCCGTTATATGCGAAAATGCGATCTGGGGTATGCCGGTTTTAACTATCCTGTTGATTTTTGTGAAGGCTGCGGTCATCTGGGGGTAATTGACACTGAGGAATGCCCGTCGTGCGGGACTACCAGTGTGCGCCGTGTGCGGCGTATTACCGGTTACCTGAGTACTGTTGACCGGTTTAATGATGCAAAGTTAAATGAGTTAAATCAACGCGTAAGACATATTTAGGCAGGGAATTACTATGGAGATCAGGTTAGCTGGAATAACGGAAGAAAGTATTGTTGACGGACCAGGTTTAAGGCTGGTTGTGTTTGCGCAGGGATGCCCTCATCATTGTCAGGGTTGTCATAATCCTGACACCCATGATGTGAATAGTGGCTATACTATTACGTTGACAGATCTTTTTGGCTATATAGAACAACGTTTTGCCGGTAATAAAATATTGCGGGGAGTCACCTTTTCCGGTGGTGAGCCATTTCTTCAGGCCGAACCCTTGGGCTGTCTGGCCGAGCGTTTAAAAGCTCTGGGTCTTGATATTGTTTGTTATAGCGGCTTTACCTTTGAACAACTGGGGGCTATGGCGATCACCAATACCGGCGTTGGTCAATTGCTCAGGCAGACTGATATTTTAATAGACGGCTTATATCGGGCCAATGAACGTGACTTGGGTTTGGCATTTCGGGGTTCGCGGAATCAGCGGCTGATTGATATTGCCGCCACCCTGGCCACCGGGCAGATTACACTATGGGAAGATGCTTCGCAGAAGCGGTGGGCTTAGTACCGTACCAACCCTAATCCTGTGGATACTGACGGGATATTTTCTCGCCACTAGCCTGCAGTTTTAAGGCTGTCACAGAGGATCAGCTGCATTTTAAGTCAGTATCTGTATATACTATTGTAATGTTGCCAGTAACTGCGATTAACGGCAGACATTACAGGTGGATGTGATAACATGTCGTGGCAGCTGAAACAACAGTTGAAAAAAATTGTAGCTGCAGAACAAGGAACAGTAGTCTTTGCACCAGGCTCCCGCCAGCCGATGGCTCTTATTTACCCAAATACCTATCATGTAGGGATGTCGAATCTGGGCTTTCACATCATATATGAGCAAATAAACAACCGGGGAGATACTGCCTGCGAGCGCCTGTTTTTGCCGGATAAAAAAACATTAGCAGAGTATATCCGGACAAATACCCCGCTAATGAGTCTGGAGAATCAAACGCCATTATATGAGTTTCCTTTGATTGCCTTTGCAGTTTCCTTTGAGATGGATTATTTTAACCTTCTGGCCATATTAAAGACAGGCAAAGTCCCGGTATTAGCAACCGACCGGGCAGCAGGCGATCCCCTGGTGATTATTGGCGGCCCGTGCGCGACCTTTAATCCGGAGCCATTGGCTGATTTTGTTGATGTCTGTATAGTGGGTGAAGGCGAGGAAGTAATCCAGGATTTTTTAAACAGTTATTATGACAGTCGGCGGCGTGGTTTGTCAAGAGAAGAGCTTCTGCTCGGCCTGGCCCGGATTGAAGGCTTGTATGTCCCGCGGTTCTATCAGCCTGTATATGACAGTGCCGGTATTATTGCCGGTTATAAACGGCATGTAAAAGTGCCGGCCCAGGTAAAACGGCGCTTTGTCAAAGATCTGGGGCAATTTCCCGGACAAACTGTTATCGTTACGTCAGACACTGAATTTAAAGACATGTATCTAATAGAAGTAGCCAGAGGCTGTGGCCGCCATTGCCGGTTTTGTATGGCTGGCTACTGTTTCCGCAATCCCCGGGTACGGTCATTAGCACAAATCGCCGAGGGTGTGAAAAAAGCTAAGCTGCTGCAGGCTAAAGTCGGCCTGATGGGAGCAGCAATATCTGATTATCCGGAGATTGATAAGCTGTGCCAAATGATTTTAGAGCAGGGCGTTACCATGTCAGTCGCTTCGCTCAGGGCTGACTCGCTAACTCCCGCCCTGGTGGAAGCTTTGGCTGCCAGTGGTCATAAGACCGTCACCTTAGCGCCAGAAGCCGGCAGTGAGCGGATGCGAAGGGTAATCAATAAGCAGATCAGTGATGAGCATTTGTACCAGGCAGTAGCGGCAGCGGCTAAAGCCGGAATTCCCCATGTTAGATTATATATTATGATCGGCCTGCCGGGAGAAACAGAGCAGGATATTGAAGCCATTGTGGAAATGGCTCATAATTTAAAAAAATACATGGGCGCTCTGGGCAGCCGGGGGCTGTTGACGCTTAGTATTAATCCCTTTATTCCTAAACCCTTTACACCTTTTCAATGGCTGCCGATGGCCCCGGTGGCAGCAGTGACCGGCAAGCTGAAATATATTCAGCGGGCACTGAAATCACTAAAAGGAGTCGAAGTGCTGATTGAACAGCCCAGGGAGGCATATATTCAAAGTGTATTGGCAAGGGGTGACCGGCGGCTTGGGCCGGTACTGGACTCAGCTGTGGCTGCCGGTGGTGTAAAAGGCTGGAAGCAGGCGCTCAGAATGCATGCCGTTGATGAAGATTTTTATTTGTACCGATATCGAGACCCCGGCGAAGTCTTACCCTGGCATAATTTAAATATGGGGTTCAATTCCGACTATCTTTTGGCTGAATATCAGCAATCGCAGGCAGAAAAAAATACCCCGCCCTGTACTGCGGGGTGTAAGCGTTGCGGTATATGCCGATCATAGCAATCACGGTTTAAATGACAGTTATGATTTATAAGCTATCTTTTACTAGTAAGCGCTTTTATAGGTTTTTCCAGGACAAATAAATCTTCGATTTTTTGGCTCATCAGGAAATGTGTGTCTTTTATGGCTTGATTATAGATATGAGGGCCGATCATTTCCCAAATAAAATCCAACAGCAGGGTTG contains:
- a CDS encoding TIGR03960 family B12-binding radical SAM protein, whose translation is MSWQLKQQLKKIVAAEQGTVVFAPGSRQPMALIYPNTYHVGMSNLGFHIIYEQINNRGDTACERLFLPDKKTLAEYIRTNTPLMSLENQTPLYEFPLIAFAVSFEMDYFNLLAILKTGKVPVLATDRAAGDPLVIIGGPCATFNPEPLADFVDVCIVGEGEEVIQDFLNSYYDSRRRGLSREELLLGLARIEGLYVPRFYQPVYDSAGIIAGYKRHVKVPAQVKRRFVKDLGQFPGQTVIVTSDTEFKDMYLIEVARGCGRHCRFCMAGYCFRNPRVRSLAQIAEGVKKAKLLQAKVGLMGAAISDYPEIDKLCQMILEQGVTMSVASLRADSLTPALVEALAASGHKTVTLAPEAGSERMRRVINKQISDEHLYQAVAAAAKAGIPHVRLYIMIGLPGETEQDIEAIVEMAHNLKKYMGALGSRGLLTLSINPFIPKPFTPFQWLPMAPVAAVTGKLKYIQRALKSLKGVEVLIEQPREAYIQSVLARGDRRLGPVLDSAVAAGGVKGWKQALRMHAVDEDFYLYRYRDPGEVLPWHNLNMGFNSDYLLAEYQQSQAEKNTPPCTAGCKRCGICRS
- a CDS encoding DUF2164 domain-containing protein; the protein is MKDNKLTKEQQTACIEAIKHYFLTEKDELITDLSATLLLDFIWEMIGPHIYNQAIKDTHFLMSQKIEDLFVLEKPIKALTSKR
- the nrdR gene encoding transcriptional regulator NrdR, with product MRCPFCGVADSKVVDSRSADEGNSIRRRRECLSCARRFTTYEVVEAIPLMVIKKDGRREMFDKGKLLGGIVRACEKRPVPAEIIEIAVSKIEKEIRDKIEREVSTRQIGEAVMQHLKEIDQVAYVRFASVYRQFADINNFMQELESLMKAQHKE
- the nrdD gene encoding anaerobic ribonucleoside-triphosphate reductase, whose protein sequence is MFVRIKKRDGRELAFDESKITEAIYKAAKAVGGADRQLALELTLEVLKFLKQKYNGGLFSVEDVQDAVEKILIETGHAKTAKAYILHRDKRTRLREAKSDLMDAVGEILVETSRENANVSNSPSAKMLQIASAASKSFYLNRLIPEKFAQAHVKGDYHIHDLDFYGKTLTCVQIPLGKLLQSGFNNGHGYIRSPKRPASATALAAIILQSSQNDMHGGQSFAFFDRDMANFMENASNEEVYQAMEALIYNLNSMHSRAGAQVPFSSLNIGTDTSPAGRTVIKNVLLAYEKGLGRGENPIFPNIIFRLQEDVNFNPGDPNYDLFKLAIRVAAQRLNPTFSFMDSSFNKEYGDQVGYMGCRTRVMANRCGPEVTDGRGNLSFTTINLPRLAIKAERNFMKFYQSLAEFIDLTCEQLFHRYQVQAKLRVRDMPFLMGQGLYLDSDNLKPNDYIEDVIRHGTLSVGFIGLAETLTALTGYHHGENEEAQIMGEEIIAFMRDKLDRAAEHYDLNYTLLATPAEGLSGRFVKMDRREYGIIPGVTDKDYYTNSFHIPVNYPVSVYDKIRIEGVYHKYANAGHISYVEFSAPPVNNLGALEEIIRYMRKCDLGYAGFNYPVDFCEGCGHLGVIDTEECPSCGTTSVRRVRRITGYLSTVDRFNDAKLNELNQRVRHI
- the nrdG gene encoding anaerobic ribonucleoside-triphosphate reductase activating protein produces the protein MEIRLAGITEESIVDGPGLRLVVFAQGCPHHCQGCHNPDTHDVNSGYTITLTDLFGYIEQRFAGNKILRGVTFSGGEPFLQAEPLGCLAERLKALGLDIVCYSGFTFEQLGAMAITNTGVGQLLRQTDILIDGLYRANERDLGLAFRGSRNQRLIDIAATLATGQITLWEDASQKRWA
- the spoIIR gene encoding stage II sporulation protein R → MRKNLPVKLTLLLLIFCFVAGGWSLLQQQEERGTAVMSSRGDYVRLHILANSDSIKDQRLKLKVRDAVITYLTPYVKDVSDVREANTIIANHQANIIMVAKKVVGENGANYPVAVQMGTFAFPVRSYGSLVLPAGEYQAVRILLGQAAGQNWWCVLFPPLCFIDGANTALAPVSEAKAAEQKGNPVPQIRWKLAELFQ
- a CDS encoding YlmC/YmxH family sporulation protein → MLKTSDLKLKEVINVVDGKRMGNITDIEIDVESGRLTAIVVPGIGKFLGLFGRNEDVVIPWDKINKIGMDVILVEAGSFSEIKRDHL